One segment of Acidimicrobiales bacterium DNA contains the following:
- a CDS encoding phosphoglyceromutase encodes MSTLVLLRHGQSTWNEQNLFTGWVDVDLTERGEAEARAAGRLMAAEAGLELDVLHTSVQTRAIRTADLALEEMDHLWLPVRRHWRLNERHYGALQGLDKKETAARYGAEQVKAWRRGYTTPPPPLGPDDENHPRHDPRYRRLAPDVLPATECLRDVVVRLLPYWHDAIVPDLRAGRQVLVVAHGNSLRALVKHLEGISDEDITGLDIPTGIPRHYELDDDLAPRHAAYLGDPAAAEAAAQAVAGQAS; translated from the coding sequence ATGAGCACCCTGGTCCTGCTCCGCCACGGTCAGAGCACCTGGAACGAGCAGAACCTGTTCACAGGCTGGGTCGACGTCGACCTCACCGAGCGGGGCGAGGCCGAGGCCCGAGCAGCGGGACGGCTCATGGCCGCCGAGGCCGGGCTGGAGCTCGACGTCCTGCACACTTCGGTACAGACCCGGGCAATCCGGACGGCCGACCTGGCGCTGGAGGAGATGGACCACCTGTGGCTGCCGGTGCGGCGTCACTGGCGCCTCAACGAGCGCCATTACGGCGCCCTCCAGGGTCTCGACAAGAAGGAGACGGCCGCCCGCTACGGCGCCGAGCAGGTCAAGGCCTGGCGCCGCGGCTACACGACGCCGCCGCCGCCCCTCGGCCCCGACGACGAGAACCACCCCCGCCACGACCCCCGCTACCGGCGGCTCGCCCCTGACGTGCTCCCCGCGACCGAGTGCCTCCGGGACGTCGTCGTGCGTCTCCTCCCCTACTGGCACGATGCCATCGTCCCCGACCTCCGGGCCGGCCGGCAGGTGCTCGTCGTCGCCCATGGCAACAGCCTCCGGGCGCTGGTGAAGCACCTCGAGGGCATCTCCGACGAGGACATCACGGGGCTGGACATCCCCACCGGCATCCCCCGGCACTACGAGCTCGACGACGACCTCGCGCCCCGCCACGCCGCCTACCTCGGGGACCCGGCCGCGGCGGAGGCGGCGGCACAGGCGGTGGCCGGTCAGGCCAGCTGA
- a CDS encoding cyclic nucleotide-binding domain-containing protein — protein MARRDVKLEHLGRTWLFSGCNKKELGLIGRASDEVEVDAGRLLCEEGKPGFEFFLILDGRAGVSRGGRKVATLRPGQYFGELSLLDRKPRSATITSETPMQLLVLDQRQFDGLMDQVPGIAHKLLTAMAERLREADAKALN, from the coding sequence ATGGCACGCAGGGACGTGAAGCTGGAGCACCTGGGCCGGACCTGGCTGTTCTCGGGCTGCAACAAGAAGGAGCTGGGCCTCATCGGCAGGGCTTCCGACGAGGTGGAGGTCGACGCCGGAAGGCTCCTGTGCGAAGAGGGCAAGCCCGGCTTCGAGTTCTTCCTCATCCTCGACGGCCGGGCAGGTGTCAGCCGCGGCGGTCGCAAGGTCGCGACACTCCGTCCCGGTCAGTACTTCGGCGAGCTCTCGCTGCTCGACCGAAAGCCCCGTTCGGCGACCATCACGTCCGAGACACCCATGCAGCTGCTCGTGCTCGATCAACGCCAGTTCGACGGGCTCATGGACCAGGTGCCCGGCATCGCCCACAAGCTGTTGACAGCCATGGCCGAGCGCCTCCGGGAGGCGGACGCCAAGGCCCTCAACTGA